The following proteins are encoded in a genomic region of Brachypodium distachyon strain Bd21 chromosome 1, Brachypodium_distachyon_v3.0, whole genome shotgun sequence:
- the LOC106865806 gene encoding uncharacterized protein LOC106865806 — translation MSTGESGSDDESDMDSQANEDQLMLMTAYFVMNHHDKYLMKRKRRIPLCTGQQWVFENLSTSKDCYAMFRMYPACFYGLHNTLVGRYKLESTREMSSMEALAMFLWTVGGPESVTQVENRFKRSKETIHRKFEHVLGCLTQLAADIIKPRDPQFPTVHERLQDSRFSPHFNGCIGAIDGTHIRVVVPAEDIANHVGRIRT, via the exons ATGAGCACAGGCGAGAGTGGAAGTGATGATGAAAGTGATATGGACTCCCAAGCAAATGAAGATCAGTTAATGCTTATGACTGCATATTTTGTTATGAACCATCATGACAAATACCTGatgaagagaaagaggagaatACCTTTATGCACAGGACAACAGTGGGTCTTTGAGAACCTGAGCACGTCAAAAGATTGTTATGCAATGTTCAGAATGTATCCAGCTTGTTTTTATGGACTGCATAACACATTGGTGGGACGCTACAAATTGGAGTCAACTAGGGAGATGTCTTCAATGGAGGCACTAGCTATGTTTCTATGGACAGTTGGAGGTCCTGAATCGGTGACCCAAGTTGAGAACCGCTTCAAGAGGTCCAAAGAAACAATCCACCGGAAGTTCGAACATGTATTGGGTTGCTTGACCCAACTAGCAGCAGATATCATCAAACCAAGAGATCCTCAGTTTCCAACAGTGCATGAAAGGCTCCAGGACTCTAGATTCTCACCCCACTTCAATGGTTGCATAGGCGCAATTGATGGGACACACATACGTGTTGTCGTGCCAGCTGAAGATATTGCCAACCATGTAGGAAG GATCCGCACATGA